A single genomic interval of Lathyrus oleraceus cultivar Zhongwan6 chromosome 7, CAAS_Psat_ZW6_1.0, whole genome shotgun sequence harbors:
- the LOC127107594 gene encoding glyoxylase I 4 produces MKESVGNPLHLKSVNHISLICRSVEESMDFYQNVLGFFPIRRPGSFNFDGAWLFGFGIGIHLLEAENPEKLPKKTEINPKDNHISFQCESMGAVEKKLKEMEIDYVRAIVEEGGIQVDQLFFHDPDGFMIEICNCDSLPVIPLAGEVARSCSRLNLQQLMQNQNQQQQQHQIHKIVK; encoded by the exons ATGAAGGAAAGTGTTGGAAACCCTTTGCACTTGAAATCTGTGAATCATATATCACTCATATGCAGATCAGTGGAAGAATCAATGGATTTTTACCAGAATGTTCTTGGTTTCTTCCCAATTAGAAGGCCTGGTTCTTTTAATTTTGATGGAGCATg GCTATTTGGGTTTGGGATTGGTATTCATTTGTTAGAAGCAGAGAACCCAGAAAAGTTACCAAAGAAAACAGAAATTAATCCAAAGGATAATCATATATCTTTTCAG TGTGAGAGTATGGGAGCAGTTGAGAAAAAGCTGAAAGAAATGGAAATCGATTACGTTAGAGCAATAGTAGAGGAAGGTGGAATTCAAGTAGATCAGTTATTTTTTCATGATCCAGATGGATTCATGATTGAGATATGCAATTGTGACAGTCTTCCTGTGATTCCATTAGCTGGTGAGGTGGCAAGATCATGCTCTCGTTTGAATCTTCAACAACTAATGCAGAATCAgaatcagcaacaacaacaacatcagatACATAAGATTGTTAAGTGA